A single Amia ocellicauda isolate fAmiCal2 chromosome 9, fAmiCal2.hap1, whole genome shotgun sequence DNA region contains:
- the LOC136759094 gene encoding 1,5-anhydro-D-fructose reductase codes for MAHMLGISESVAKLNDGRLMPLLGLGTWQNTEPGSVQDTIETAIAAGYRHFDTAFYYMNEAEIGKAIKAQIQKGVVKREDLFIVTKLWLTFHSPEDVPVGFNKSLEALQLDYVDLYLIHFPMALQRQGDEIYPKKDEKILFSDMDYVDTWKAMESLVSSGRVKSIGVSNFNISQLQRLLSVAKIPPAVNQVELHPYLVQSDLVKFCKVKNIALTAYSPFGSPGKPKEFHRGAADPGKLLEDPVVNDIARKHQRTPAQILLRFHLQQDISVIPKSASPKHILENTKVFDFSLDEDDMKALKSLDKGWRGCFIEPMKSHLFFPFKDSYVSWRACDGISDVHNLRTGVRSNN; via the exons ATGGCACACATGCTTGGCATTTCAGAATCAGTTGCTAAACTCAACGATGGGAGGCTGATGCCACTGCTGGGTCTGGGCACATGGCAG AACACAGAACCTGGAAGTGTTCAAGACACCATAGAAACGGCCATTGCTGCTGGATACAGACACTTCGATACAGCCTTCTATTACATGAACGAGGCCGAAATAGGGAAAGCCATTAAGGCCCAAATTCAAAAAGGGGTGGTCAAGCGAGAGGACTTGTTCATTGTCACCAAG CTCTGGCTCACTTTCCACTCCCCTGAAGACGTGCCTGTGGGTTTCAACAAGTCTTTAGAAGCCCTGCAGCTGGACTATGTGGACCTCTACCTCATTCACTTCCCTATGGCCTTGCAG CGGCAAGGAGATGAGATCTACCCTAAAAAAGATGAGAAAATTCTGTTTTCAGACATGGATTACGTGGACACATGGAAG GCAATGGAGTCTCTGGTGAGCTCAGGCCGAGTGAAGAGCATCGGGGTGTCCAACTTCAACATCTCCCAGCTGCAGAGGCTGCTGTCTGTTGCCAAAATCCCGCCAGCTGTCAATCAG GTGGAGCTGCATCCGTACCTGGTTCAGTCAGACCTTGTGAAGTTCTGTAAAGTCAAGAACATCGCTCTGACTGCTTACAGCCCCTTTGGGTCTCCCGGGAAGCCAAAAGAATT TCACAGAGGGGCCGCCGACCCAGGGAAACTCCTGGAGGACCCTGTTGTCAACGACATCGCAAGGAAACATCAGAGGACTCCAGCTCAG ATCTTACTGAGGTTTCACCTGCAGCAGGATATTTCAGTTATTCCAAAAAGTGCATCCCCCAAACACATTCTGGAAAACACCAAG GTGTTTGACTTTTCTCTGGATGAAGACGATATGAAAGCCCTGAAGAGCCTGGACAAAGGGTGGAGAGGCTGTTTTATTGAGCC GATGAAGTCACAcctgttttttcctttcaaagacTCATATGTCTCATGGAGAGCCTGTGACGGAATATCTGACGTACATAATCTGAGAACAGGTGTCAGAAGcaataattaa